TGGCttctgagtactcatgggttcCGACCCAACAGTATACAGTGTGTAAATGGATTTCAACACTGGTGCAGGCCATCTTATCAATAGCTATTCATTATAAAGATGGATTGCAGCTAGAGCTCCTAAGATTTTGTTAGACTTAGCATGAAGCaaatttttaactttattgtGCAAACTTTACTTTATTTGTACAAGTTTTTTTGCAGTCCATGTTTATTCACCCCAGACAGCTAGCTAGCAATGTAGCCAACTAAAGCTAGACCACATGTGTTTGCAAAAGTGTGCGCGTGCGGTGTTTGTGTGACAACTCAGATTCTGATCTCAAAACTCAGCAGATAAAACTCCACTTTTATCCTCTATCCctcctgtttctctcctttttcctcttagATCTTTAAGTTTATGAACAGGAGTCACAAGGTATTTGGATATGCGGGAATTTTTTGCTCAAGTTGAACCTTTACCCTCTCCACCCACATTCACATCTTCCCCTCATTCTCCCATTGCAAATTTGTGTCCAATTTTTTCTTGTGCtgactttatatgcaatcgTACCACCGCTAAATTTGGCTTTTGGTTTGAACATACCATTATTCAGATCAGCTAATGGCAAGGCAGCTATAAGAGTCCATTTGAAAgacacagcaaacaaaacaatttaccaATCGTATGAGGCTTCACTCTCTCAAACTAGCCTACCCTTTCTTGTCAAATAAGGACTGATGGATTTTAATAAacttattttattaaaatatatcacAGAGTTCACCATCACCACCTGATTATTTAACTAAATCTGCAGTAAATCTGTGTTGTTAACTTCTTATGTGAAAGCTATCTACACTGTATGCCAGCTTGCAATTGTCTCACATATGAATTGTGTGGAATGTCTGCTCCGGCTGCAATGCTTTGCTTCCTGTTTATTAAGTAAGCCATGAACATCGCCTGCCAAAGCTCTGTTACTTTACATGGCAGCCAAAGGCCAGCTGCTGATGCAGAAGTCTTATGAGTTATGTTTGTCTCAGAGGCTTTCCTCTGGGTCACACAGGCTAATATTCAAAAGAAGGGAAGCATGTGGTTATTTTTCAGGATTACTCTCTTTCCCTTGCTTTTGTTTCCCTACAAtagaaattaatttattctcCATGGAAGTCCAGCAGGGGTTAGACTAATGGAATAGATGACTGGAAGAACTCACGACTGGGGGAaggcacagcacagcacagcataCTGTATACCTTTATATTTATTCAACCTCACATTTTATGGGGTTGAATAAATATCAGGTCATTGATATCCAAGTCTGATGTGTTCAATTTTTGCTCAACCAATGAAGTAGTTtgttggctggaccacaacagcgagaccagccctataaacgcgaatgtccatgactgagtgagtgagtgagtgagtgtgtgagtgcgtgataaagttacaccattggtcagccaaatgcagtgtgactgagtgctgacattacaccattggtcggccggccaaGTATTAgtgtttccccattggctgtttcaaaatgaattggcacaaactgTTTCTATTGCATTGTCAAGGgagcatttacaggcagtgttgccaacttagttCCTTAATCAgtagatttacagacttttcacgCCCCTTCAACgagttttcttcaccaaagcaTCTAGCGACAAATCtggcaactttttggacaaaccttagctactttccgtagaacAGAGTTGCCAGTATAACCCTGTGAGCATTAGGTAGGGTAGGAATGAGTTTCTAATGTTGTCTCTGAgggatcattttacaaataaatatgccaatatcacagcacagctgttgtctttaacttacaTGTTTCgttattttgtcagacgacgtcggagttataaaatctggatttttgcAGTGCAaaacagcttggaaatggcttggaagggACTTCTagttaacatgtagtctcaATGGGTCACGTTTCAgccactatttcatacttgttccgttgtctgacaacagaaacagaaaaacatgtaaatgagaacagttttattgggaatttgaccgtattaaaatactgtatatatataagcACAGAGGGTAGTAGAGAAGAAAACATAcaaagggcggtccagccatatactaggttttgacctagtcatGTTTAGAATAGTACCaccaaaaagagacatttcctTATGTGCTGACACGAAGGGAAGATTACATGACATTATAAAAAGGActcaaaaaaccttttttttggattataaAATGGGACAATTCATGTTCCCTCCCCCAGATCTTTGGGGAGACTGAGCCTGTCCGGATGACGTCAGAGGGTTCAGACTGCCGCTGTAAGTGCATCATGCGCCCTCTAAGCAAGGATGCGTGCCTGCGGCTGCGGAGTGGCACTGTACGTGTGGAAGACTTCTACACGGTAGAGACGGTCAGCTCCGGATCCGACTGTAAGTGCTCGTGCACGGCCCCACCGTCCTCCCTCAACCCCTGTGAGAATGAGTGGAAGATGGAGAAACTAAAGAAACAGGCCCCTGAGTTACTAAAGGTGAGCAGATGTAGCTTAAAACCAACATGTGTAGAATATTTATGAGATCATAACAtgtttcaaattattctgatggTGTCAgtctgtttgttaaaaaattacAAGAATTCCAGCTTATTCTTGGTATTACAAGAATACGCCTATTCCATTGTCTATCTGTTGCTTTAAACACATTTAACCACTAGGACTCACCACAGAAATGTTCATGTCCTATAAATTGGAGATTTAAAGTAGTAATCATGATATTTTCCAAATAGATAAATGAAACTATACTGGTAACTATCACTGAACGAACACAACTGCCAATTCATAAAGGTCTGTCTGCTAATTCATTAATGTCTTTTCTTGGAAATGTTTACTGGTACACCAGACATGAGACAGTTTTAACAAGATTAAAAGCACAAAAGATCCTTATTCAAGTCTCTGTGACCTTGCCTTAGTTGTATATCATTAGCACCTTTTGTGAACACGTCAGCACACATACGTAAagcacacattcatttttcagaggCTGGATAAGCACGGTATGTACCATATGAAACATAATGCAGTTCAAGATGTTTGATCTGACTGTACTTTAACCTATAGATCACCCAATAAATGTCTTAAGgaaattattacattaaaaaggaaaggttaaaaataatgaagatgGACTCAAAATGAGCCAGAGAACTATTGATTGTGGATGTCAATAGTGGAAATCAGAGCAAATTATTTGGGAGATCACTTAAGATATTACTGCAGTTAAACAGAGGCACATAAAACTGTCAGGATTGTGTTCAGGAGATAGTAAATGATGCtagttcttttccttttaatctaTGAATGACCAGCTCCAATCTATGGTGGACCTCCTCGAGGGGACCCTTTACACCATGGATCTAATGAAAGTCCACTCCTACATCAACAAGGTGGTGTCGCAGATGAACACCCTGGAAGAGGtagtcaaaaaaatatattcatgtaCTTTTTCATATAATTATACTCAAAGGGTTGGTAGGAGACAAGGTATTATGAAGAGGCTTCACTTTTAAATAACACCTGATGTTATTTAATGGATAAGAATTACCATGACAGTTATGATGTTATCCTGCAGACAATCAAGACAAACCTTACACGGGAGAATGAATTTGTCCGGGACAGCATGATGAGCCTTACCAACCAGTTTAAGAAATATGAGAACTACTCCAACATTATGATGGGCATCAAGAAGGAGATCTCCAGCCTCAGCCTGCAGCTGCTacagaaagacaaaggacaggttagaaaaaaactgtcaaagaaaagctttgtgtttttgtatacgTACTGTCAGCATCCTTGACTATTAACGGGGACACATTAGAAATATTACATGTTTAATGAACTAGTAATTAGTAATATTGTGGTGTTCCTACTACTGGTACTATTAGTTctagtagtaatagtagcaTAGTAAcattagtagtattagtagtacaTAACAACAGTACTGATAGGGCTGTAGTATTCAAGTTCAGTCTCACCCTCAAGACACAGTCTTGAGATATTTTCTCTATTATCTTGGGCTCCTCTCAGTATAGTGCGTGTTTTTAATTAGTACTTGTCTTGCTCTCAGCCACTGATCTTACTTATGGTCTTTGGTCAAGATCTGCTTACCAACATATCACGTAAAAAAACATCCAACACATAGCCCAGTTAAATGgtgcattgtattttttacacttcggttttgTTTAAATTAGTGAGCTTCACAGGtcctgattttaattttgttatatttgGAAAGAACCAGGTTAACTGTTTCTCCTGATTTCCaatatttatgctaagctaatggAATGATAGCCATAGcttatatttactgtgcagaTACGAgtgtggtattgatcttctcatataactctcggcaagaaagcaaataagcatatttcccaaaatgtcaaactattccattCAAGTTGCTATAACTAATATTCCTATGTTTACAATGGATCAAATGCtcacatttttttgataaacAGGTTGCTcatattaaaaaatgatcacTAGCTCTGCATTCccctcagctcattgttttggttcgTTTTACTGCCTAcaactttttactttatttcactCTCACCACCCACATCAGCtgatttcaggaaaaaaagttcaaaaaccTTATGTACGCTACCTGCACAGCACCaaatggcattatttttttcccacctgaGGTGGGCAAAGACCCAATCCAACTCTGCCTCTAATTGGCTCACCCTGATATTCTTGCCCTAATCATCACTCTTCAAGCCTAAACCTAAGCAACCCCACCAACGAATGCAACAAGTactagccaatcagaggcaAGATAGGGACGGTTCTTCACCCACCTcatattgggaaaaaaaatatagagcCACCAAATGCAGACATACGCAGAcaaagtaatatatatatatgtgtgtgtgtgtgtgtatatatatacattctgcaacccctcgtgccctatggcacctaatttttcaggtttttcctttaatttgtcacccatctgtatatatacatatatatggaCATGGACCAGAGTCTCATACAAATATTGAGTCGGgatatatgtaaatattaatgATTATTTACCAGTACTTCATTGCATGTGTTTACAATGAGACAGGCGCcgtaaattacaaaaaaaaaattacaagtatATTGTCTCCATATGACACCAGGGTTCCAAGGGTTCCATTTTGGACCAAGATGAGCATATCTATATTATGAAGAATTAATCTagtaaaaatgatgataattcccaaaataaactgtattttatgcATGCTCCCCCTATCCCTCCCTCAATTACTACGGAAAGTTTCATTTCAATGGAGAACTTTATGTGGGTATGGAATAGACCCCTATTTAATCCAAAAAACATGTAGGCAGCAAAAGATGAGTGTGGTCTCACTCTAGCCCTGATTGATTGGTATCCTTTGGGCTTTTTCACTGTCCCAACTTGTTAAAATGAATCTTCCTTAAGATAAGGTCACATTTTGGGTTAACATTTAGCAGGAATTAACCCAACCCTCTTCCCTGGTGGCCTTCCTGACTCAAAAAGATGGgccagttttgttttgtagcCCAATATTAGCCTTTGTCAGAGAAACATGGAGGATTGTTCATCAAATAATGATGTCTAATCTACATACAACAAATAGGGCCTCTGTATGCTACAACAAGGAATTGCAAAATGATGGGAAAGTGTATTTTGAGAGATATGGGTCAATTTAGGCATACAGATTCTTGCAGGCCTGGTGGAAGATGAAAGACTTAGTTCTTTTGagattcttaaaaaaaaacaatctgccTAGCTCAGATATCTCGAGATTCTTATAAATTAGACGTTGTAtcttttttgattaaaaaaaaaaaaaaacctttaacgAATTACTGGAATTCAGGAGCACTTTCTAAAAAGAAGATATAATCAGTTTGGTGCATCATtcataataatatattaatataatttatgAATATAACAGAGACGGACAGTTGCCCAGATTTGCAAGTAAAAAATTAGTTGAGAAAGGAAATTGGCCAAGGAACTCATATGACTGTTGGAAGAGCCTTACAGCTTCTTGGCATTCTTAATCAAATAAAGTACAATTCCAATTAATACTTTATAGGATTAACAATAATAGTTACTGGACTCCCTGtaaactgacaaaattaaaatcaaggGACAATGAAACATGCGGGGGATGTCGTAAAGAAGTGGGGACCCTTGGGCATCTGTTATATTTCTGTGAAAAATCTGTCAGTAACAGTGTCAGCAGCAATACTAGTAGTAGTAAGACTGGTGACATTATTAAAACTAGTAGCTGTAATAATAGTAGTATAAGCATATGCATCATTTGTATGATAATatacgttttctattaacacaCTCTAAGACACTATCAATGGGAATACcacaagtaatttttttttaaaattacacataCCTAGAAGGTACGTACCTATGCTAAATACACTCTTTCATAAGCACAGTcaacatataaaacacacaagcCAGTATTATCCAGTGTCCTAACATAGTGTAATCTGAATATTCATTTTCAGGACACTAATGATGAGAAAACCAAAGTGGCTGTAAAAATACCCAACAAAAAGACCCCTGCAGCCAAACCCCCTCTGAAACCACCCAAGGAAAAGGCCATAAAGCCCAAGAAAGAGGTCATTAAACCTGGGAAGCCGGTCAAGCCTGACCCTACGGCCAAAGCCAAGGTGATTGGCCACCAGCCCGGTGTGGTGAGGGGCATCACATACTACAAGGCTGCCAAGACCAGTGATGAGCACAGAGAAGGTGAAAGTTTTCAGCTTGGCCAGCTTACTCTCCCAGCATAGTGGTGTGTTCATAGAAAGCCATCCTCTCTGAGCtaaagaaaacattgtttttgcaCTCCAATCTGTGTGCGATCATCTGTGTGTGATCCTCTGTGGGTGTTGAAAATGATCCAAATTAATTTCTTTGCTGGATCAGGATCAGCCAGAAGCAATTGCTTTGCATGTTTTACAAACACAGTAAAGATCTTTATTAGCCAGATTTAGTTTCCAATAGAGGACAGTATAAACTTTTCCTGAGAATGTTGTTTTACACAAGTCTGCGATAAGGTTGTAATTTTGTTGCTCACTTTACACATAAATGTAAGGCAGTAAAATAGTGAATCCATAGCTGTGTGACACACAAGATCCCCTCAATGAAACATTTACTCCGGTGTTGTTTTTGCAAAGCTGGTTTAGTCAGTGTAGGATTGGATTGCTGGTGCACATTCAGCAAGCAGGAAATCTAAatcttatattttaaaaatacatggaGCTGATGGAATGCTATCTCAATGGAGCGCTGACATGTCCATGACATGCCTCAGCTTCACTCCTCACAACAATGTGTGGGGACCCTCACCAATGCAGAGAAAATATTTCCCAACTCCTTCCATTCCTTTTTAAGTCTAATTGAATAAATAGGTATGCTGCGTTTGCACAAGGCACACGCACATAACGCTGTCAGACCGTGTGTTCTACCATGTATGTGAACCTCAGTGAGCCCAGCCACCCTTGTCAAATCACTGTACCCAGTCAGCTGCATTACCATAATCACGCAAAGAGCAGGATGCAGGaacctttattattattcatctaTTCACTTTGGGAAGGTTGGCACAGCTTCATGCTTCACACATTTTACTGGGAGCTGCCCATTGTAAACACAGTTCTCATCTGTTGGCCTCTGTAGAGTTGAGTTGGAGTTCAATGACTTGATCAGTGACACCTTGTCAGAAGTTGTAGACCTGTTATTCTCATTTTACCAGCCTACAAAACCTGAAAAAGTGACCATGTGCCTGCAACAACTTAGTGCATGCATCTAGTCAACTGACTTTACATCTTTAACAGTAagactgaaattaaagcatttgTAACCAACGGGGACCTTTGCAGAGGTACTTATGAAGTCTAAAAAAATAGCATTACTGTGAACAATAATATAGCAATAAGTGCAGATTGATTTGAAAAGTCAGTCCTGCATTATCCTGCAACTAGAATGCAACTTCAATAATGATAAAAGCAAATATAATGTTtctttgttcattcatttcaagCATAAAGGATTGGAAATATGGgctaaaacatacaaaaatccTGGTAGAGTCCTTTAATACAAGATGTGTCCCATCAGCTTTAATAAACACAGATGGATGTCACATCCATCCATTAACAGTTAGCTGATGTTCTCTTTCATGTGCTCTCCACTTAGAGTCATTGACTAGACTCAACCTGAGATAAAATGGTTGTGACAGATTTGTTGCTTTAGTGTGGATTAGAGTTAGATTTAATGCCAGGTAAAACGTACAACTTCTTAATTATCTTGAAACACTTAAATGTCTTTCTGAAACCTCCTACTGTTAATTGTATAACCATATCTGAATATTGTTTCTACCCCGGCCTTCATCAGGTCCATGTGTGAGTATGCGTGTCAGGAAGATCCACTGCTTATGTAGCAATGTTTTCATCTCATCACATCTGTCTGGCAGCACAGGATGTCAGATATGAGGACCAGAAGGAGggcagcctctctctctgctaaAGTTGTCTTTGATTCAgcctgttgtcttttttttaacaaaagactATTGAAGCCTGCAACTAGAAAACAAGAAGCAAGATTTTAACCAATATgggtttttgtgaaaaattatttttttaaaaatctctaaACATGATAGGCACTCAGTcttttattgacttttattcAAAACCTTTGCAACAGTATTTAGACCATCATACAATGCTAAATGCAGTGTACTTTAAATTAATGAGGTCATAGATGTGACATGTTGTCCAACTGCATCTAAAGATAAAATTGTTAACCTGTTCCATAGAGGTATGATTGCAAAAAGCCATCATGAAATTGATGAGATGCAATGAAGTCTCTTCTCGAAGGCGCTGATGATTTTGCACTTGATTATACACATGAAAAGTTACAGAAGTTgtagtgtaaaacaaaaaattcaaaaatgctGCTATCTAGCCTAACTGTTCGAGCATCTAAATCAACTTCTGAAGAAGAGATAGTTTTCAGTACCAAGAACAGCTATTTTACAATCTCATTACTTATTAATTAGTTTAAGTGTCATTGTCATTGAGTCAAACTTTTATTGACCAAATTAAGAGTGGCCGTTAGACAATCTGACAAGCACTTCACTTTAAGCATACTGAGTTCCTACCACTGTCCATTGAAAGCCATATATATAATGGAGTAAATTtaggtttcagtttttgaagAACTTTTCATAGTAGTTTTTACAAATTGGCTCCCGGTTTTGTTAATAGGCAAATGCGGCCTCAGTATACTTTACCAAGAAACCAGAACAGACTGGGTTAAACAAGAAGGAAGGAGCAGGAAAAAGttcagagaagagagggaggaagttGGTAAGTCGTGCTGCATGGCTAATGTGGTGTCTTTGATGTGAATATCTGGAACACAGCAGACTTTAATATGTCTCAAGGAGTCTGCCAAGgatccatatactgtatgtactgtacagtgaTTGAAAGGTTTAAAAACCCTTTTGAAAAGAAATTTGAAAGACTATGTAGAGACAATAGCCCTACACAATACTACATCATACTGCTCTAATGTGACCACCACTAACAAGAACAAGAAGCAGCTTTTTTAGTTATAAAAAGTTAACAGTAATACTTTCCTCTACAATCATTTGGCATCAGGACTGTCTGACCTTGTTTGGCCATCTGCtatattttcaatgaaaactaGCTTTGTAGAATCTTAgatttcctcttcttttatcTCCTGGCCTGACTCTATACTTCCTGTCCTCCCTCGCAGACCACTCTGCGAAAACGTACACAGTCCATCACATCACAGAGAGCCAGTCTGAGGACGGAGGAACTGAAATGCTCCTGGAAACCATGGAGGCCACTGTGGCTGAACCCATCACAACCACTGCAGTTTCCACCAATACAACTATTACCACCATCCCAACTATTAGTATCACAACTACCACCAAAACTACACCCACTACTATCACCACACAAAGAACACCAGCATCTGAAAGACCAGCTCCGACCATAGTGCTGATGCTAGACAACTCCAACAACAACAGTCGGCCTACTCTCCACAGAGCTGGTACGTGCTAAATACCCCTCTGTGAATACACTCAATATTCTGTTGCAGGTTTTGACTGCAGTGACAGAGGCCAATTTGGCAGCAGAAAAGTGTGTAGGTTCACTTTGCCAAGAAATGTATGATTGTGAAATCGATCTAAGTAAGCCCATGTTAATGCCAACTCATTCTTTCCCAGGCATACATGttaaatgttctgtttgttttttccagggAAGATCCTCAACTGTGAAGGGACTCTAGCATCCATTGAGCAACCAGAGAAGCAGCACAGTTATGGGCGCAACGAGGGAGCCTGGATGAAGGACCCCCTGGCTAAAGACTCCAAGATCTATGTCACTAACTATTACTACGGTAACAATTTGGTGGAGTTCCGCAACCTGGACAACTTCAAACAAGGTGTgctatatatagatatatatatatatatatatataattttattttttattttttttaaatataataattgcTATACACCAGAGGCCACAAAGGGTTAATGGGAGTCCCACCATAGATAATTAAGGTGTAGGTGTTGATTTTTAGCTCAGCGTTGGATATTACCTGTTGATGGCACCCACGCAACACTTGATTAACTAATATGTAACATATATACTCCAACCATGTCCTCCTTTAATTATATTCCAAACAGTAACTGTTTCACTCTGCTTTATGATATAGTGTGTACTTATATAATTGGAGTTACTACCTGGTGAATTCAGTTTTGCCTTGTCTCATTACTGAATAGGAGACTACTCACGTCAAAtaattatgtttatgttcattcatttactgtaataaAGAGTGGTGATCATGGTGAGCACATTTGCAGTGGACTGGCCTTGCTATCCAACTCAGATTAAGAGTCAGaatttgaaaaactttaaaGATCCCCCCCAGGAAATagctttgttacaattgctcaATTTTTAGGAAAAAGGAAgttattaaatataaaagtaaaacaaaatatatattagtaatagtaataaatatacagtaaatgaatagcaaacatttacaaatgcaaatttaCAAAACCTAATGTGTGATATAGAATCATCAGGCCTCTTCaacattagcatacagcaggtccagggtcctGTCTCCAATCTGGTAGGGCAGTCTACACCTGAGTGAAAGTGCGGAGAGTCTTGTCCTTTTGAAGACCCTGGATATCATGAAGAAAAAACTGGGATGCAGAATCTGGAGTCTCGTGGTAACAGAGTGGATGATGTCACATGCGGTTGAAAGTTTAGCATGGGGGGGTGTAGAAAACAACTAAGATGGCGTGTGAGAACTCCGTGGGAATGTAGTATGGACGTAGCCCCATGGCTAACAGTTGCTAGATGTGTGTTATTGAAAAGGAGAAGACTACTGTCTTACCTAAACTTCCTTATTGTTATCTTCATTATCAACTACGTCAACTATGAGAAAACACAAGTAGACCACTCAATATTCTTGCAGTCCCCATGTGGTATTGCAGCTGTAGCCCTGAcatgtagtttcatttttaggaAGGCACATGTCAGCTTAAGCGTAGCCTGTGGCCGAGGTTTTCAAATTGTGAGGCACACCTCTCCAGGTAGGCATGTAAGAGTTGAAGGGGGGAtgcagagggagggaaaagatACTGTGAGGTCAGTATTTGCAGCTGCGGCTGAGCTGATGGAGGCATTTATGGCATTTTACGTAgcataattaaacaatttttgatACCAAGAACATTGCTGTGGGATCCCGaagtgtcagactttgaaaacccctgacCTACACCATAGCTTCTTAACTACACTGTAACCCCTCAACACATAACTACAAATCGccctttttatttaatcatctGCCCAGGTTCATGCATATATCCATGTAGCCAAAAATCGATGACCATGCAGACTGTATGTACTGACTGTCAATGTGTGAAGGCACCTTACAAATGCTATTTGGTGTATATCAGCGCTGTCAATTATACTTAGTATCAAAAGCAAAGGTATATGGATAAGGATAACCTTATTAATAACAATGGTTTAAAAAGCCCAAATATTAACCCCTCCACTTTTAACAATACTTTACAGAATACTCTTTTAACTCTTAAGTAGCAAATATCCATCAGTCTACAGACTGTATCATGAGTTATGTGGGCTTGAACCATTATTGAAACCTAgtgaaacaacagaaatgaaatTC
Above is a genomic segment from Xiphias gladius isolate SHS-SW01 ecotype Sanya breed wild chromosome 19, ASM1685928v1, whole genome shotgun sequence containing:
- the olfml2a gene encoding olfactomedin-like protein 2A isoform X1, with translation MWRYMNLCVCLLILCKDASSQTKIFGETEPVRMTSEGSDCRCKCIMRPLSKDACLRLRSGTVRVEDFYTVETVSSGSDCKCSCTAPPSSLNPCENEWKMEKLKKQAPELLKLQSMVDLLEGTLYTMDLMKVHSYINKVVSQMNTLEETIKTNLTRENEFVRDSMMSLTNQFKKYENYSNIMMGIKKEISSLSLQLLQKDKGQDTNDEKTKVAVKIPNKKTPAAKPPLKPPKEKAIKPKKEVIKPGKPVKPDPTAKAKVIGHQPGVVRGITYYKAAKTSDEHREDHSAKTYTVHHITESQSEDGGTEMLLETMEATVAEPITTTAVSTNTTITTIPTISITTTTKTTPTTITTQRTPASERPAPTIVLMLDNSNNNSRPTLHRAGKILNCEGTLASIEQPEKQHSYGRNEGAWMKDPLAKDSKIYVTNYYYGNNLVEFRNLDNFKQGRWSNLFKLPYNWIGTGHVVYNGAFYYNRAFTKNIIKYDLRMRYVAAWTLLHDVVYEDTTPWKWRGHSDIDFAVDESGLWVIYPSVDYDYNQHEVIVISKLDPGDLSLKKETTWRTGLKRNSYGNCFIICGVLYAVNVYNQREGEVNYAYDTHTNTEAIPRLPFTNDYSFTTQIDYNPKEKVLYAWDNGHQLTYRVNFVDQ
- the olfml2a gene encoding olfactomedin-like protein 2A isoform X2 yields the protein MTSEGSDCRCKCIMRPLSKDACLRLRSGTVRVEDFYTVETVSSGSDCKCSCTAPPSSLNPCENEWKMEKLKKQAPELLKLQSMVDLLEGTLYTMDLMKVHSYINKVVSQMNTLEETIKTNLTRENEFVRDSMMSLTNQFKKYENYSNIMMGIKKEISSLSLQLLQKDKGQDTNDEKTKVAVKIPNKKTPAAKPPLKPPKEKAIKPKKEVIKPGKPVKPDPTAKAKVIGHQPGVVRGITYYKAAKTSDEHREDHSAKTYTVHHITESQSEDGGTEMLLETMEATVAEPITTTAVSTNTTITTIPTISITTTTKTTPTTITTQRTPASERPAPTIVLMLDNSNNNSRPTLHRAGKILNCEGTLASIEQPEKQHSYGRNEGAWMKDPLAKDSKIYVTNYYYGNNLVEFRNLDNFKQGRWSNLFKLPYNWIGTGHVVYNGAFYYNRAFTKNIIKYDLRMRYVAAWTLLHDVVYEDTTPWKWRGHSDIDFAVDESGLWVIYPSVDYDYNQHEVIVISKLDPGDLSLKKETTWRTGLKRNSYGNCFIICGVLYAVNVYNQREGEVNYAYDTHTNTEAIPRLPFTNDYSFTTQIDYNPKEKVLYAWDNGHQLTYRVNFVDQ